In a genomic window of Alteromonas gilva:
- a CDS encoding BatA domain-containing protein yields MSFVNLPWWLVLAGAFSLIALLVALQHLKARPVVMRVASVQLWQEALQQASANTLWQRFRHWLSFLVALLIALLLWLAISGIRFADNSETLHVYYLDTSVAMHAGDNMADAKAQLKANLASVSSLNRELWIGDAVPARILTTDTSSAVLATSFNKVRASSHVSAFPDWLEQLPELYNGRRVIVHYYGPAFENDVAPEGMVIQKDYVSAAISANAGITAIGQQRYMNNAQQVARVAFTLLSTSGKRFTPADFSVTLNDNLLEASRISALPDNQFIISDIALSEQPQRLTVSINHSDDFNADDIASITLPAQSRIFVALQSGLPEWVLQFVSANPQLTVDPDKAIVSICASQDTTCPDTGATVYADNSTNAVTFFTPHPQDEKLLRHYWQANHWPLQTPTSEMPILNVALAQSKAVSLPMEQLGTLVDNQRTDPLLLLSTAINWLADFAVVPPYLAIGETAPTPPDYAVSGRDSVSHYPLYGGALNDNGNLTLTASLQSPFVSEQVAKARQTSPSAMEAPESAFPWLTLMLLTVLGLLFVEWLMIQRGRWV; encoded by the coding sequence ATGAGTTTTGTTAACTTGCCATGGTGGTTGGTGCTGGCTGGCGCGTTTTCACTTATTGCACTGCTTGTCGCATTACAACACCTGAAAGCCCGGCCAGTAGTTATGCGGGTCGCTTCAGTGCAATTATGGCAGGAAGCACTGCAGCAAGCGTCGGCCAATACACTCTGGCAGCGCTTCAGGCACTGGCTAAGTTTTCTGGTGGCCTTACTGATTGCCTTGTTATTATGGCTGGCAATCAGCGGAATCAGATTCGCCGATAACAGCGAGACGCTGCATGTTTACTACTTAGATACTTCAGTTGCCATGCACGCCGGTGACAACATGGCAGACGCCAAAGCACAGCTTAAGGCTAATCTCGCCTCTGTGTCGTCGTTAAACCGGGAGCTATGGATTGGTGACGCTGTCCCGGCAAGAATACTAACAACCGATACGTCAAGCGCCGTACTGGCAACATCGTTCAACAAAGTCCGTGCATCTTCTCATGTTTCAGCATTCCCAGACTGGCTCGAACAGCTGCCTGAGTTATATAACGGGCGGCGCGTGATTGTTCACTATTACGGCCCGGCATTTGAGAACGATGTTGCACCTGAAGGTATGGTCATTCAAAAAGATTATGTTTCTGCCGCAATCTCAGCAAACGCAGGTATTACCGCCATCGGACAACAACGCTACATGAACAACGCCCAACAGGTTGCACGGGTGGCATTTACGCTGTTGAGCACCTCTGGCAAGCGCTTTACGCCTGCCGACTTTTCAGTCACATTGAACGACAACCTGCTCGAGGCATCCCGTATCAGTGCCCTGCCGGATAACCAGTTTATCATTTCGGACATCGCGCTTTCAGAGCAACCGCAACGCCTGACAGTCTCGATTAATCATTCAGACGACTTTAACGCGGATGATATCGCATCAATTACACTGCCCGCTCAGTCCCGGATATTCGTCGCGTTACAAAGCGGTTTACCAGAATGGGTATTGCAATTCGTCAGTGCCAATCCGCAATTAACGGTTGATCCTGATAAGGCTATTGTCAGCATTTGTGCCAGCCAAGACACCACCTGTCCTGATACTGGCGCCACTGTGTACGCCGATAACAGCACCAATGCTGTCACCTTTTTTACGCCGCATCCGCAGGATGAAAAGCTGCTGCGGCATTATTGGCAGGCTAATCATTGGCCGCTGCAAACACCCACCTCTGAGATGCCGATTCTGAACGTTGCGTTGGCGCAGTCCAAGGCGGTCAGCTTGCCCATGGAACAACTTGGGACGTTAGTCGACAATCAACGTACAGACCCGCTGCTACTGTTATCCACAGCCATCAACTGGCTGGCAGATTTCGCCGTTGTGCCTCCCTATCTGGCGATTGGTGAAACTGCACCGACGCCACCAGATTACGCTGTATCAGGACGCGATTCGGTCAGCCATTATCCGCTCTATGGTGGAGCGTTGAACGATAACGGCAACCTCACACTCACGGCCTCTCTACAATCACCTTTTGTATCCGAACAGGTGGCGAAAGCGCGCCAGACATCACCATCCGCGATGGAAGCCCCCGAATCCGCTTTTCCCTGGCTGACACTGATGCTTCTGACAGTCTTAGGCTTATTGTTCGTTGAATGGCTGATGATTCAGCGCGGTCGCTGGGTTTAG
- a CDS encoding DUF58 domain-containing protein: MSGDAIHPLIDAELIEQVHQFSLRIAQAGKGGRLAEQKANAKGQGLEFADYKPYVAGDELRAIDWHIYQRLGRLFVRVFEEQQNLPVYILLDHSASLFCETPSRFSAAQRCALALGAIALQQQDAVRLFPFAAKLNNQFKTLSGKHQLFTLAEQLQHHQPINDSDITAALTEFAGYPLRKGLVVVISDFFNNRGIDAVIDALSQVHHNQLLIQVTQPWDADPSRLQASSDVRFEDAESAATVDLQLSPAVIKAYTEVYQQFNQQLSQYASDTGTGLLQLNASDAILAQLSALFEKGMVA; encoded by the coding sequence ATGTCAGGTGATGCGATACATCCGCTTATAGACGCTGAGCTGATTGAACAGGTTCATCAGTTCAGTCTCCGTATAGCCCAGGCCGGCAAAGGCGGAAGGCTGGCTGAGCAGAAAGCCAACGCTAAGGGGCAAGGTCTTGAATTCGCGGATTACAAACCGTATGTTGCCGGTGATGAACTCCGGGCAATCGACTGGCACATTTATCAACGACTGGGACGCCTGTTCGTCAGGGTATTTGAAGAACAGCAAAATCTGCCGGTTTACATTCTGCTGGATCATTCTGCCAGCCTGTTCTGTGAAACGCCGTCACGATTCAGCGCAGCGCAACGCTGCGCCCTCGCGCTGGGCGCTATTGCATTGCAGCAACAGGATGCCGTACGTTTATTCCCTTTCGCTGCGAAACTGAACAACCAGTTTAAAACCCTGTCTGGCAAACATCAGTTGTTTACACTGGCAGAACAGCTACAACATCATCAGCCGATAAATGATTCAGACATCACCGCCGCACTCACTGAGTTTGCGGGTTACCCGCTGCGTAAAGGACTGGTGGTGGTGATTTCGGATTTTTTTAATAATCGCGGTATTGATGCTGTTATTGATGCCCTGTCTCAGGTTCATCATAACCAACTGCTCATACAGGTTACTCAGCCTTGGGATGCAGATCCCAGCCGCTTGCAGGCAAGCAGTGATGTGCGCTTTGAAGACGCGGAGTCGGCGGCAACGGTTGATTTACAACTTTCTCCCGCCGTCATCAAGGCCTACACCGAGGTGTATCAGCAATTTAATCAACAGCTCTCCCAATATGCTAGTGATACCGGTACGGGTTTGTTGCAGCTCAATGCCAGTGACGCCATTCTCGCGCAGCTTAGTGCACTGTTTGAAAAAGGGATGGTAGCCTGA
- a CDS encoding AAA family ATPase has protein sequence MTISANNTPTANETGQNIEFFCDTFTAIKDEIGKMIVGQQAVVEGVLTALCAGGHVLLEGVPGLGKTMLVSAISRSVDLPFSRIQFTPDMMPADIQGASVLLENENGGHDLTFQPGPIVSNLVLADEINRATPKTQSALLEVMQEKQVTVGKRTIKLDEPFCVMATQNPVDQEGTYPLPEAQLDRFLVKLEVGYPTEQDYHTIIDRTTSGANIELKAVSNRAELIRMRTIVRNVQVSEAAKAFAIKLVMGTQPHSQYASSSVNEFVSLGASPRGIQSLMLAAKVIALLDNRFEVIEKDIRKIAIPVLRHRMVLNFKAQATGQSADTLIKNLLTGF, from the coding sequence ATGACAATTAGCGCCAACAATACCCCGACTGCCAACGAGACAGGGCAAAATATTGAGTTTTTTTGCGACACCTTTACGGCGATAAAAGACGAAATCGGCAAGATGATTGTCGGTCAGCAAGCGGTTGTCGAAGGTGTACTGACCGCCCTGTGTGCTGGCGGTCACGTGCTGCTTGAAGGCGTACCCGGTCTGGGCAAAACCATGCTGGTGAGCGCAATCAGCCGTTCAGTGGATTTACCGTTCTCCCGTATTCAGTTCACACCAGACATGATGCCCGCAGATATTCAGGGCGCATCGGTGTTACTGGAAAATGAAAACGGCGGTCACGATCTGACTTTCCAGCCTGGCCCGATTGTTTCAAACCTGGTTCTCGCTGACGAAATTAACCGCGCAACGCCTAAAACCCAATCGGCCCTGCTTGAAGTCATGCAGGAAAAACAGGTCACCGTGGGTAAACGAACAATTAAGCTCGATGAACCATTTTGCGTTATGGCAACCCAGAACCCGGTTGATCAGGAAGGCACTTATCCGTTGCCGGAAGCCCAGCTCGACCGTTTTTTGGTTAAGCTAGAGGTGGGCTACCCTACCGAACAGGACTATCACACGATTATCGACAGAACCACCAGCGGCGCCAACATTGAACTTAAGGCTGTATCAAACCGAGCAGAACTTATCCGCATGCGCACCATTGTGCGCAATGTACAGGTCTCTGAAGCGGCCAAAGCCTTTGCAATAAAACTGGTTATGGGCACGCAGCCACACAGTCAGTACGCTTCATCGTCTGTGAATGAATTTGTCAGTCTGGGCGCTTCTCCCCGCGGGATCCAGAGCCTGATGCTGGCCGCCAAGGTCATAGCCCTGCTGGATAACCGTTTTGAAGTCATTGAAAAAGATATCAGAAAAATTGCGATACCTGTTTTGCGTCACCGCATGGTATTGAATTTTAAAGCACAGGCAACGGGTCAGTCAGCTGATACCCTGATCAAAAATCTGCTAACTGGTTTTTGA
- a CDS encoding M16 family metallopeptidase, with the protein MFKSKKIPMAIMLGALFSVAGCSNASLVPQVQATPAFNAVDIQYERFTLANGLTVLVHTDHSVPNVFVGVWYKVGSKNEAEGKTGFAHLFEHLMFQDTIHRQGEYFVPLEQVGAVDINGTTNMDRTNFYQTVPSNAIDVALWMESDRMAYLGDSVDQRFLDEQRAVVKNEKRQGQLRPGANVYERFLENFYPQGHPYDHSTIGSMADLDNATLQDVTDWYEQAYGASNAVLVLSGDIDLETARQKVSYYFGDVPAGEPMDKIEQWIPELTSVKKDVIYDKVPTVNLSRIWPLPNNNSQDTTIMELVARSLAGGKNTPLYDLLVDENDIALGVRAHVQANDVSSTFSLDIALKPDADIKLANQLIDDGLAEYFRRGPGQEKLDGIGLAGEIALLRSMQSNQAIGTHLIDGEVHHNNPLFLNKQRSWIHEATPEQVRKTAQKWLGKPYYDIQLLPQPDVKDIKAKVDRTTIPSAGEFTGKVSLREIQTAMLDNGLKIVVARRDNLPLVDVSMQFSTGSLVDNQYAPDTASNAFRLMTTGTEQYSMAELSRKLDALGMQFNSGAGTRESGVSWNGLSENLDATFALAAHIIRHPAYPEAEVRKVLQNIDTAHEAYEQNPMQAASEVYSKAIWGSTHPFGKITSREEAKTLSREMIQSFYEHEVGPEGATLYLVGDVTLETAEKLANAYFADWRKSSRTKVPEIAPPVSQTGKVILIDAPGAVQSSISAGHIVGKFNQDSSAIESLMDAVLGAGFNSRLNMNLREDKGWAYGFRGGINNAPDRPRVFTASGTVQADKTAASMLEIQKEISAYISDKPVSPAELERVRDAAVYSIPQGFNSNGAILKTLINADLYHLPYRRVETAAERLLAVTADQITSLANKTYRPDDLVWVVVGDLKKIEQDIRDTHLGDVEVWDVYGNKLR; encoded by the coding sequence TTGTTCAAGAGTAAGAAAATCCCCATGGCTATTATGCTGGGAGCCCTGTTTTCGGTTGCCGGGTGCAGCAACGCTTCACTCGTTCCGCAAGTTCAGGCGACGCCAGCTTTCAACGCCGTCGATATCCAGTACGAGAGATTCACCTTAGCCAATGGACTGACGGTTCTGGTGCACACCGATCACAGTGTGCCGAATGTCTTTGTCGGCGTCTGGTACAAAGTAGGTTCGAAGAATGAAGCTGAAGGTAAAACAGGGTTTGCCCATCTTTTTGAACACCTTATGTTTCAGGACACTATTCACCGTCAGGGCGAATACTTTGTCCCTCTTGAACAGGTTGGGGCGGTAGACATTAACGGTACAACCAATATGGACCGGACCAATTTTTATCAGACTGTCCCCTCTAACGCTATTGATGTAGCGCTATGGATGGAATCGGATCGAATGGCGTATCTTGGCGATAGCGTCGATCAGCGGTTTCTGGATGAGCAGCGGGCGGTGGTAAAGAATGAAAAGCGTCAGGGCCAGTTGCGGCCAGGCGCCAATGTTTACGAACGCTTTCTGGAGAACTTTTACCCTCAGGGACATCCTTATGACCACAGCACCATCGGTTCGATGGCGGATCTGGATAATGCAACCTTGCAGGATGTGACGGACTGGTATGAACAGGCTTATGGCGCATCGAATGCCGTGCTGGTTTTATCCGGTGACATCGATCTGGAAACAGCCAGACAGAAAGTCAGTTATTACTTTGGCGATGTTCCCGCCGGTGAACCCATGGATAAGATTGAACAGTGGATCCCGGAACTGACGTCGGTAAAGAAAGATGTTATTTACGATAAAGTACCCACCGTGAATCTTAGCCGTATCTGGCCTTTGCCAAATAATAATAGTCAGGATACCACCATCATGGAGTTGGTCGCCCGCAGCCTTGCGGGAGGGAAAAATACCCCGCTTTACGATTTACTGGTTGATGAAAATGACATTGCTCTGGGCGTGCGTGCACATGTGCAGGCCAATGATGTTTCCAGTACTTTCTCACTGGATATTGCACTGAAACCAGATGCAGATATCAAACTGGCCAATCAGTTGATTGATGATGGACTGGCTGAATATTTTCGTCGTGGTCCCGGGCAGGAGAAGCTCGATGGGATTGGTCTGGCTGGCGAGATTGCGTTGCTTCGTTCGATGCAAAGTAACCAGGCAATAGGCACTCACCTGATCGACGGTGAGGTTCATCATAACAATCCGTTGTTTTTAAACAAACAACGCAGTTGGATCCATGAGGCCACTCCTGAACAGGTCAGAAAAACGGCACAAAAGTGGCTGGGCAAACCTTACTATGATATTCAACTGCTTCCTCAGCCGGATGTAAAAGACATCAAAGCGAAGGTCGATCGCACAACGATACCATCCGCCGGCGAATTTACCGGTAAAGTATCGTTGCGAGAGATTCAGACTGCCATGCTGGACAACGGCCTCAAAATTGTGGTCGCCCGGCGTGACAATCTGCCGCTGGTGGATGTATCCATGCAGTTCAGCACTGGGTCTTTAGTGGACAACCAGTATGCGCCGGATACAGCAAGCAATGCTTTTAGGCTGATGACAACCGGCACGGAGCAATACTCCATGGCAGAGTTATCCCGCAAGCTGGATGCACTGGGAATGCAGTTTAACAGTGGTGCTGGTACGCGTGAAAGTGGCGTTAGTTGGAATGGCTTGAGTGAAAACCTGGATGCAACCTTTGCGCTGGCCGCACACATCATCCGCCATCCAGCTTACCCGGAAGCAGAAGTTAGAAAAGTCCTGCAAAATATTGATACCGCACATGAAGCCTATGAACAGAACCCGATGCAGGCCGCCTCAGAGGTCTATTCGAAGGCGATTTGGGGAAGCACTCATCCATTTGGCAAAATCACCAGCCGCGAAGAAGCGAAAACCCTTAGCCGCGAAATGATTCAGTCTTTCTATGAGCATGAGGTTGGTCCTGAAGGGGCAACGCTGTACCTGGTGGGCGATGTAACACTTGAGACAGCAGAGAAACTGGCGAATGCCTATTTTGCTGACTGGCGAAAATCCTCACGTACAAAAGTGCCTGAGATCGCTCCCCCTGTTAGTCAGACCGGTAAGGTGATATTGATTGATGCGCCCGGAGCCGTTCAAAGCAGTATCAGTGCCGGTCATATTGTGGGTAAATTTAACCAGGACAGTTCGGCCATTGAGTCTCTAATGGATGCGGTGCTCGGCGCTGGTTTTAACAGCCGTTTGAATATGAACTTGCGCGAAGACAAAGGTTGGGCCTACGGATTCCGAGGTGGGATCAATAACGCGCCAGACAGGCCTCGCGTATTTACCGCTAGCGGCACAGTGCAAGCTGATAAAACGGCCGCATCCATGCTGGAGATCCAGAAAGAAATCAGTGCTTATATTAGTGATAAACCGGTCTCGCCAGCAGAGTTAGAACGTGTTCGGGATGCAGCCGTGTATTCGATTCCACAAGGCTTTAATAGTAATGGCGCCATTCTGAAAACACTGATTAATGCAGATCTGTATCACTTACCTTACCGACGGGTAGAGACTGCTGCTGAGCGTTTGTTGGCGGTAACCGCTGACCAGATTACATCCCTGGCCAATAAAACCTATCGTCCGGATGATCTGGTGTGGGTGGTCGTCGGTGATCTTAAAAAAATAGAGCAGGATATTCGCGATACACACCTCGGCGACGTGGAAGTGTGGGATGTTTACGGCAACAAATTACGTTAA
- a CDS encoding sensor histidine kinase, which translates to MTRFLTLGFFRQIHHSMIGQMLILTLVFISATIYYIAYLPISDLNVTEPSPFLYTNEKVRREIREFMDARHEGKTTNKSFQLSGSLNEFKQNNPDFSYFFIVDGETFSNGRIPRYYSALRFDDIDKISRDVNKSNLCTSYYDSISNKGDHGYIQYSNCNDYGFYLEFSGIKVAMTPPESPLWAFYQRMVVDVGANLILSAAGVFIITAVILLFNWRLMNKVAKVAYSFNPKNLHQKLPEKGLPKEVLPLVQAVNEMLSRIDETQQQHNFFLSTAAHEMRTPLTVLRTRLEMMDEGSLKEKLIDDVRRLSHLVNQLLRLMRIGGPKNHEHEIDLVQCCQRVVKERHLLAETSGVKLCLDVEQPAIIMPGDEGLIEVAIANLVDNAVSFSSPGQTVTLNVKTDYCVSVRDHGPGIPLDKLGNLFEPFAKFPPNRNGHGLGLAIVKAIAQLHSGSVSVENASGSGARFTLQFHTSSL; encoded by the coding sequence ATGACACGGTTCCTGACACTTGGTTTCTTCAGACAAATCCATCACTCTATGATCGGGCAGATGTTGATTTTAACTCTGGTCTTCATCTCGGCAACAATCTATTACATTGCTTATTTACCTATCTCCGACCTCAATGTCACCGAACCGTCCCCTTTTTTATACACCAATGAAAAGGTACGCCGGGAAATTCGGGAGTTTATGGACGCTAGACATGAAGGAAAGACGACTAATAAGTCATTCCAACTCTCAGGGTCTCTCAACGAATTCAAACAGAATAACCCGGATTTCAGTTACTTTTTTATCGTCGATGGTGAAACCTTTAGCAATGGCAGAATCCCCCGCTACTATTCAGCCTTGCGTTTCGATGACATCGATAAAATCAGCAGGGATGTCAACAAAAGCAACTTATGCACGTCGTACTATGATTCGATTTCGAATAAGGGGGATCACGGCTATATTCAATACAGCAACTGCAATGACTACGGATTTTATCTTGAATTTTCAGGGATTAAAGTTGCCATGACGCCCCCTGAAAGTCCGCTATGGGCATTTTATCAGCGCATGGTTGTGGATGTGGGCGCCAACCTTATTCTGTCGGCGGCCGGCGTATTTATTATTACTGCTGTCATTCTGCTGTTTAACTGGCGACTGATGAACAAAGTGGCCAAAGTGGCCTACTCGTTTAATCCGAAAAACCTCCATCAGAAGCTCCCTGAAAAAGGCTTGCCCAAAGAAGTGCTTCCTCTGGTACAAGCGGTTAACGAAATGCTGTCCCGCATTGATGAAACCCAGCAACAGCATAATTTTTTCCTGTCTACCGCAGCCCATGAGATGCGTACCCCGTTAACCGTTTTGCGCACCCGGCTGGAGATGATGGATGAAGGTTCCCTCAAAGAGAAGCTGATTGATGATGTAAGACGTTTATCCCATCTGGTAAATCAACTGCTACGCCTGATGCGCATTGGCGGGCCTAAAAATCATGAGCATGAGATTGATTTAGTACAGTGTTGTCAGCGGGTAGTTAAAGAGCGCCATTTACTCGCCGAAACCTCAGGGGTCAAACTCTGTTTAGACGTCGAACAGCCAGCCATTATTATGCCCGGTGACGAAGGACTGATAGAGGTGGCCATCGCCAATCTGGTAGACAACGCCGTGTCGTTTTCTTCGCCCGGACAAACCGTCACGCTAAACGTGAAGACCGACTACTGCGTCAGTGTGCGGGATCATGGCCCTGGGATCCCATTAGATAAACTGGGTAATCTGTTTGAACCCTTTGCTAAATTTCCACCCAACCGCAACGGTCACGGACTGGGCCTTGCCATCGTAAAAGCCATCGCCCAACTGCATAGTGGTTCGGTATCGGTTGAAAACGCAAGCGGCAGTGGTGCGCGATTTACGCTGCAGTTCCACACCTCGTCACTATAG
- a CDS encoding AAA family ATPase, with protein MTLHSIEDATHRVRQFSETFETIRNEINKVIVGQADVVDGVLTALMVGGHVLIEGVPGLGKTMLVSTLSQVVNLQFNRIQFTPDMMPADIVGSSVLVDDGSGNHTLTFQEGPIVANLVLADEINRATPKTQSALLEVMQEKQLTAGHRTITMPDPFCVMATQNPVDQEGTYALPEAQLDRFLFKLIVGYPSESDYHTIIDRTTSNTKIDVQAISSAKALCELRQTVRDIPVPNAAKTFAIRLVMASQPGSEYATDMVNQYVALGASPRGIQSLMLAAKVRALLARRFAVSCDDVEKVALPVLRHRVACNFKAQAAGISADAIIEDIQARLPRPDSKRQSP; from the coding sequence ATGACATTACACTCTATTGAAGATGCCACACATCGTGTGCGCCAGTTTTCCGAAACGTTTGAAACGATCCGCAACGAAATTAATAAAGTGATTGTGGGTCAGGCTGACGTCGTTGACGGCGTATTGACAGCACTGATGGTAGGCGGTCATGTGCTTATCGAAGGCGTGCCCGGGCTGGGCAAAACCATGCTGGTTAGCACCCTGAGTCAGGTGGTGAACCTGCAGTTTAACCGCATTCAGTTTACGCCGGATATGATGCCCGCAGATATCGTAGGCAGTTCCGTGCTGGTTGATGATGGCAGCGGTAATCATACACTCACCTTTCAGGAAGGCCCCATTGTTGCCAATCTGGTTCTGGCTGATGAAATAAACCGGGCCACACCGAAAACCCAATCAGCCCTGCTTGAAGTCATGCAGGAAAAACAGCTCACAGCGGGACACAGAACCATAACAATGCCCGACCCGTTTTGCGTCATGGCAACACAGAACCCGGTAGATCAGGAAGGCACGTATGCGCTCCCGGAGGCACAGCTCGACCGATTTCTATTTAAACTGATCGTGGGCTATCCATCCGAGTCGGATTATCACACAATTATCGACCGCACCACCAGCAACACAAAAATCGATGTTCAGGCGATATCCTCTGCCAAAGCACTGTGCGAGCTACGTCAGACAGTGCGGGACATTCCCGTTCCTAATGCGGCGAAAACCTTCGCCATCAGGCTGGTTATGGCCTCTCAACCTGGCAGTGAATACGCAACAGATATGGTTAATCAATATGTTGCTTTGGGTGCGTCCCCACGTGGCATCCAAAGTCTGATGCTGGCTGCAAAGGTTAGAGCCCTGCTTGCAAGGCGCTTCGCCGTGAGTTGTGATGACGTAGAAAAAGTGGCTCTGCCTGTGCTTCGTCACCGGGTTGCCTGCAATTTTAAAGCTCAGGCCGCAGGGATCAGCGCAGATGCCATCATTGAAGATATACAGGCCCGCCTGCCCAGGCCCGATTCGAAACGACAAAGTCCATGA
- a CDS encoding response regulator transcription factor, whose translation MRLLLIEDDENIAETLVAYLEKNGFVVDLAPTLAIAKTAVYENTFDLVLLDRLLPDGEGMTMLRYFKENNKPQRVILLTALGDVDDRVRGLESGAHDYIPKPFEPRELLARIRNALKQPIKVQRDVKTFGPLNYDVESRSFTVNGEVLNLRRTEALVLEALMQRPGSLVSRESLESKVYGYDKFVSSNSLESQVSRLRKNLSEHTDDIKIQTTRGLGYSLIKA comes from the coding sequence ATGCGATTATTGCTGATTGAAGACGATGAGAACATAGCGGAAACACTGGTTGCTTATCTGGAAAAAAATGGCTTTGTTGTCGACCTTGCCCCTACCCTTGCAATAGCAAAAACCGCGGTTTACGAAAATACGTTTGATCTTGTGCTGCTCGACCGACTGTTACCTGATGGTGAAGGCATGACCATGCTTCGCTACTTCAAAGAGAATAACAAACCGCAGCGAGTCATTTTGCTGACAGCGCTAGGCGACGTGGATGATCGCGTTCGCGGACTTGAATCCGGTGCTCACGACTATATTCCCAAACCCTTTGAACCCAGAGAATTACTTGCCCGCATTCGCAATGCGCTAAAGCAACCAATTAAAGTTCAACGTGACGTTAAAACCTTTGGACCACTTAATTACGATGTTGAAAGCCGCAGTTTTACCGTCAACGGTGAAGTGCTGAATCTACGCCGCACAGAAGCGCTGGTACTGGAAGCTTTGATGCAAAGACCAGGCAGCCTGGTATCGCGGGAGTCCCTCGAATCAAAAGTGTATGGTTATGACAAATTTGTCTCTTCAAACTCCCTTGAATCTCAGGTCAGTCGACTGAGAAAAAATCTGTCTGAACACACCGACGACATAAAAATCCAAACGACACGAGGATTGGGCTACAGTCTTATTAAAGCGTAG